The genomic DNA GCCTGCCTCTTCCAGCCAGCCGCAGCCGCGTCCTGAGAAACCTGTCTATTTGTCGGTGAAAGCGGATAAATCGATGTTCCTCGGCAATGACCCGGTGACGGAGCAGTCTGTTATCCCGGCGCTGGATCAGCTCACCGGCGGCAAGAAAGACACCACGGTTTTCTTCCGCGCGGATAAAACCGTCGATTACGAAACCATGATGAAGGTAATGGACACGCTGCATCAGGCGGGTTATCTCAAGATTGGGCTGGTCGGCGAAGAGAAAGCGGCCGCGAAATAACAAAGAAGCTGGCGAAAGCCGGCTTTTTTTATGCGTGTCGGGCGATCAGTTTTTTGTCTCAGTGGACGCAGGCGCAGGCGCGTGGGACGCCAGCGCGTCTTCATCAAGCGCAACGCAGGTGACGTTTGACGTGCGGTACTCGCCGTCGGACAGTTTGCGCGTCAGGCGCAGGGTGGCCACTTCTCTGGCGAGCAGATACTGATAATGGGCCTCCAGACGCCCGAGAAGCTTCTCTTTCAGCTCAGGCCGCTGTTCGATGAGGATATTCATCACCGCGCCGTATATCTCTTCCTTCACCTGCAAAGGATAAATCTCGCGGCGATTATGCCATTTCAGGCGTACCAGCGTCGCCGGGATCGATACCAGGTCC from Enterobacter ludwigii includes the following:
- the exbD gene encoding TonB system transport protein ExbD yields the protein MAMRLNENLDDNGEMHEINVTPFIDVMLVLLIIFMVAAPLATVDVKVNLPASSSQPQPRPEKPVYLSVKADKSMFLGNDPVTEQSVIPALDQLTGGKKDTTVFFRADKTVDYETMMKVMDTLHQAGYLKIGLVGEEKAAAK